From Pelmatolapia mariae isolate MD_Pm_ZW unplaced genomic scaffold, Pm_UMD_F_2 NODE_ptg000077l+_length_121898_cov_1, whole genome shotgun sequence, the proteins below share one genomic window:
- the LOC134622591 gene encoding uncharacterized protein LOC134622591, translated as MDKEPGRTKVLGLALTLESQCYPQVSSGVWKVLAVMKQDEIASAVRNDFTVIQFAQSLYNKHGQDPTKYDYIRQKLREAGRLLLCLRTEFSVHNIEEAIKPANFQRVVQAVKKVSGFDEETLSYKTPSLALKLGHTLHKMSDIIHCRALMTEDEALIKSTDAFKKLYVSKWSEMVSHRALNTLSEAKFNKPSTLPFTEDVRILHHYLQKSAESAFCSLENEATAQNYAQLAQVTLSQIIVFNRRRSGEVSKMRLKSFLERDKTALHTDVSMGLSEMEQRLCNYFCRIEIMGKRDRNVPVLLTPSMLDALSLLVSRRPDCGICATNIYLFARPRSMSHYRGMDSLRVHAHQCGAKHPEYLRSTQLRKHVATLSQVLNLKNNELDQVADFLGHDIRVHREFYRLPVPTTQLAKISKLLLTLEKGHLSQIQGKSLDEIEIEDEIALSDAETKDSESESDDDDTALTMSACGTSEPVHAVADSTNTAQLQDTVDCDEEPLIMPAASETAAPSEDKNAAQSHNSRRAPKNMWSKAEVAAVMRHFKDHINEGKLATKNECSHCKLVEDPMLAGRTVQNIRDFVRNRGLTAKRQKKMN; from the exons ATGGATAAAGAACCTGGAAGAACCAAAGTACTCGGCCTGGCTTTAACTCTGGAGTCTCAGTGTTATCCGCAGGTGTCAAGTGGAGTGTGGAAGGTTCTTGCTGTTATGAAACAAGATGAGATTGCCTCAGCTGTGCGAAATGACTTTACTGTTATTCAGTTTGCCCAGTCCCTCTACAATAAACATGGACAAGACCCTACTAAGTATGATTATATACGACAGAAGCTTCGTGAAGCGGGACGTTTGTTGTTGTGTCTGCGTACAGAATTCTCAGTGCATAACATCGAAGAAGCTATTAAGCCTGCTAACTTCCAGAGAGTTGTGCAAGCAGTAAAGAAAGTTTCAGGTTTTGATGAAGAGACACTGTCATACAAAACTCCAAGCCTTGCGCTGAAACTGGGACATACACTGCATAAAATGTCTGACATTATCCATTGTCGTGCCCTCATGACAGAGGATGAAGCCCTAATCAAGTCCACTGATGCGTTCAAGAAGTTGTATGTCTCCAAATGGTCCGAGATGGTGTCTCACCGTGCCTTGAACACATTGAGTGAGGCAAAGTTTAACAAGCCATCAACATTGCCCTTTACAGAAGATGTTCGGATTCTCCATCACTACCTTCAAAAATCTGCAGAAAGTGCCTTTTGCAGCTTGGAGAACGAAGCCACAGCTCAGAATTATGCCCAACTTGCACAAGTTACACTCTCACAAATCATTGTGTTCAATCGAAGACGTTCTGGAGAGGTTTCAAAGATGCGCCTCAAAAGTTTTCTTGAAAGAGACAAAACGGCACTCCACACAGATGTTTCCATGGGGCTCTCAGAAATGGAACAGAGACTCTGTAACTATTTCTGTAGAATAGAAATAATGGGAAAAAGGGACAGAAATGTTCCAGTTCTGCTAACACCAAGCATGCTGGATGCTCTGTCACTACTGGTTAGTAGGAGGCCTgactgtggtatttgtgccactaaTATCTACCTCTTTGCAAGACCCCGATCAATGAGTCATTACAGAGGAATGGACTCCTTGCGTGTTCATGCACACCAGTGTGGAGCAAAGCACCCTGAGTATCTAAGATCGACACAGCTCAGAAAACATGTTGCCACACTCTCACAAGTCcttaatttgaaaaacaatgaaCTTGATCAGGTTGCAGATTTCCTGGGTCATGATATCCGCGTTCACCGCGAATTCTACAGATTACCAGTTCCCACAACACAGCTGGCCAAGATTTCCAAACTGCTTTTAACACTGGAAAAAGGACATCTTTCCCAGATCCAGGGGAAATCACTGGATGAGATCGAAATTGAAG ATGAAATTGCATTAAGTGATGCTGAAACAAAGGACAGTGAGAGTGAATCAGATGATGATGACACAGCACTCACAATGTCGGCGTGTGGCACCAGTGAGCCTGTACATGCAGTAGCTGATTCCACAAACACAGCGCAGCTCCAAGACACTGTAGATTGTG ATGAAGAACCACTCATAATGCCTGCAGCAAGTGAGACTGCTGCTCCCTCTGAAG ATAAAAATGCTGCTCAATCCCACAATTCCCGAAGAGCTCCCAAAAACATGTGGTCCAAGGCTGAGGTTGCTGCAGTGATGAGGCATTTTAAAGACCACATAAACGAAGGGAAACTGGCCACcaaaaatgaatgcagtcattgCAAATTGGTAGAAGATCCGATGTTGGCAGGAAGAACAGTTCAAAACATAAGAGATTTTGTAAGAAACAGAGGATTAACtgcaaaaaggcagaaaaaaatgaactaa